A single genomic interval of Tsukamurella paurometabola harbors:
- a CDS encoding urease subunit beta: MIPGELRLAAAPILCNDGRPTRTVRVVNTGDRPIQVGSHFHFAEVNRALDFDRTEAYGHRLDIPSGTAVRFEPGDGKTVRLVALAGTREVHGLANRVNGPLDGAGDAEDGGER, translated from the coding sequence ATGATCCCCGGAGAACTCCGCCTCGCGGCAGCGCCGATCCTGTGCAACGACGGCAGGCCGACCCGCACCGTCCGCGTCGTCAACACCGGCGACCGACCCATCCAGGTCGGCTCGCACTTCCATTTCGCCGAGGTCAACCGCGCCCTCGACTTCGACCGGACCGAGGCCTACGGGCACCGTCTGGACATCCCGTCCGGGACCGCCGTCCGGTTCGAGCCCGGCGACGGGAAGACGGTGCGCCTCGTCGCCCTCGCCGGAACGCGCGAGGTCCACGGGCTCGCGAACCGCGTCAACGGCCCGCTCGACGGTGCCGGCGACGCCGAGGACGGGGGAGAACGGTGA
- a CDS encoding urease subunit gamma: protein MHLLPREQDKLLIVVAADLARRRQARGLKLNHPEAVAIITYELVEGARDGRTVADLMAYGATILTRDDVMEGVPEMIHDVQVEATFPDGTKLVTVHHPIR, encoded by the coding sequence ATGCACCTCTTGCCCCGCGAGCAGGACAAACTGCTCATCGTCGTCGCCGCGGACCTGGCGCGCCGCCGCCAGGCCCGTGGGCTCAAGCTGAACCACCCCGAGGCCGTCGCGATCATCACCTACGAGCTGGTCGAGGGCGCGCGCGACGGACGCACCGTGGCCGACCTCATGGCCTACGGGGCCACGATTCTCACCCGCGACGATGTGATGGAAGGCGTGCCGGAGATGATTCACGACGTACAGGTGGAGGCCACCTTCCCCGACGGGACCAAGCTCGTCACCGTCCACCACCCGATCCGCTAG
- a CDS encoding universal stress protein gives MTILVAHSTTPESAAALEAAYAESERRNNEEILVFILDGDEPDVSAATARGLTVGFRHPKELDRDPVGGLVDVGTELDASVLVIGIKHRTATGKLLFGSAAQRILLDATCPVLAVKAAQGSAGTR, from the coding sequence ATGACGATTCTCGTCGCCCACTCGACCACCCCCGAGAGCGCCGCTGCGCTCGAGGCCGCCTACGCGGAGTCCGAGCGCCGCAACAACGAGGAGATCCTCGTCTTCATCCTGGACGGCGACGAGCCCGACGTCTCGGCCGCCACGGCCCGGGGCCTCACGGTGGGCTTCCGGCACCCCAAGGAACTCGACCGCGACCCCGTCGGCGGACTCGTCGACGTCGGTACCGAGCTGGACGCCTCCGTCCTGGTCATCGGGATCAAACACCGTACCGCGACCGGCAAGCTGCTGTTCGGATCCGCGGCCCAGCGGATCCTGCTCGACGCCACGTGTCCCGTGCTGGCGGTGAAGGCCGCGCAGGGAAGCGCGGGCACGCGTTAA
- a CDS encoding tripartite tricarboxylate transporter permease translates to MDQFGLLLDGFAGALSPSNLMWVVIGCLIGTAVGVLPGLGSSMAVALLLPMTFALNPTAAFILFSGVYFGGLFGDSTMAILMNTPGQASSIASTFEGHQMAKNGKAPQALAIAAIGAFIGGMIASILVVFLAPFMADLSTKFGPAEYFALSLLAFGAISSVVSESVLKGLASLVMGLMFATVGIDQISGTERFTFGSANLFDGISLVIVAVGMLALGEIIIVASRIRRDPAPKALGAKAGRAWLSAAEFKEALPAWGRGTAIGLPFGVIPVGGSEVPTFLAYDVERRLDRRRKFPMFGKGAPRGLAAPEAAGNSTTGMAMGALLSLGLPVSATAAIMLAAFRQYGLQPGPLLFDNSPDLVWALLASFFIAMVVLLIINLPFAQLWAKLLLIPAPYLYGSIVVFCGLGIYATSPTMFDLLLFLAIGLLAFVFKRYDIPIAPLLIGMVLGPLAETSMRDALLSSNGDYSVFVSSPISITLYALLIAVLLLKTRQVVTARTGKDV, encoded by the coding sequence ATGGACCAGTTCGGACTCCTGCTCGACGGGTTCGCCGGCGCCCTCTCGCCGTCGAACCTCATGTGGGTCGTCATCGGCTGCCTCATCGGCACCGCCGTGGGCGTGCTGCCCGGCCTCGGCTCCTCGATGGCCGTGGCGCTCCTGTTGCCGATGACCTTCGCGCTCAACCCGACCGCGGCGTTCATCCTCTTCTCCGGCGTGTATTTCGGCGGCCTCTTCGGCGATTCGACGATGGCCATCCTCATGAACACCCCGGGGCAGGCCTCGTCGATCGCCTCCACCTTCGAGGGGCACCAGATGGCGAAGAACGGCAAAGCGCCCCAGGCGCTCGCCATCGCCGCGATCGGTGCGTTCATCGGCGGCATGATCGCCTCGATCCTCGTGGTGTTCCTCGCACCGTTCATGGCGGACCTCTCCACGAAGTTCGGCCCCGCCGAGTACTTCGCCCTCTCGCTGCTCGCCTTCGGTGCGATCTCCTCCGTGGTTTCGGAATCGGTGCTCAAGGGGCTCGCCTCGCTGGTGATGGGCTTGATGTTCGCCACCGTGGGCATCGACCAGATCTCCGGCACGGAGCGTTTCACCTTCGGCTCCGCGAACCTGTTCGACGGGATCTCCCTGGTGATCGTCGCCGTCGGCATGCTCGCCCTCGGCGAGATCATCATCGTCGCCTCCCGGATCCGCCGCGACCCCGCACCGAAGGCGCTCGGCGCCAAGGCCGGCCGCGCCTGGCTCTCCGCAGCGGAGTTCAAGGAGGCGCTGCCCGCCTGGGGCCGCGGCACCGCGATCGGCCTGCCCTTCGGCGTCATCCCCGTCGGCGGTTCCGAGGTCCCCACCTTCCTCGCCTACGACGTGGAGCGCCGCTTGGACCGGCGCCGGAAGTTCCCCATGTTCGGCAAGGGCGCACCCCGCGGCCTGGCCGCGCCGGAGGCCGCCGGCAACTCGACCACCGGCATGGCGATGGGCGCACTGCTCTCACTCGGCCTGCCGGTCTCCGCCACCGCCGCGATCATGCTCGCCGCGTTCCGGCAGTACGGCCTCCAGCCGGGGCCGCTCCTGTTCGACAACTCGCCCGACCTGGTGTGGGCGCTGCTCGCCAGCTTCTTCATCGCCATGGTCGTCCTGCTCATCATCAACCTGCCGTTCGCGCAACTCTGGGCGAAGCTCCTGCTGATCCCGGCGCCGTACCTGTACGGCAGCATCGTCGTCTTCTGCGGCCTCGGCATCTACGCGACCTCGCCCACGATGTTCGACCTGCTGCTCTTCCTGGCGATCGGCCTCCTGGCCTTCGTCTTCAAGCGCTACGACATCCCGATCGCGCCCCTGCTCATCGGCATGGTCCTCGGACCGCTCGCCGAGACCAGCATGCGCGACGCCCTGCTCTCGTCCAACGGCGACTACTCCGTGTTCGTCTCCTCGCCGATCTCCATCACCCTGTACGCCCTGCTGATCGCCGTGCTCCTGCTCAAGACGCGCCAGGTCGTCACCGCCCGCACCGGAAAGGACGTCTGA
- a CDS encoding tripartite tricarboxylate transporter TctB family protein, whose translation MTAQAELDAAAPGTGTGYGALVVPAILAIASTLVVIGNLTMNVQSDDSPGPTFFPWLLAIVGYALAAALAVHFVRNPDEMARSEKRFRTYTDWASAGWLIGGLIAFAVLLDVLGWILAAALLFWCVTRAFNSKRPLFDVSVGLLLSSFVFLIFGVLLDVPLPSGILGGL comes from the coding sequence ATGACCGCGCAGGCAGAACTGGACGCCGCTGCCCCGGGAACGGGCACCGGGTACGGCGCACTCGTCGTCCCGGCGATCCTCGCCATCGCGAGCACGCTCGTGGTGATCGGGAACCTCACGATGAACGTCCAGTCGGACGACAGTCCCGGCCCGACGTTCTTCCCGTGGCTCCTCGCCATCGTCGGGTACGCGCTGGCCGCCGCGCTCGCGGTGCACTTCGTCCGCAATCCCGATGAGATGGCGCGGTCGGAGAAGAGGTTCCGGACGTACACCGACTGGGCGTCCGCAGGCTGGCTCATCGGTGGCCTCATCGCGTTCGCGGTACTCCTCGACGTGCTCGGCTGGATCCTCGCCGCCGCACTCCTGTTCTGGTGCGTGACGCGGGCCTTCAACAGCAAGCGGCCCCTGTTCGACGTCTCGGTCGGGCTCCTGCTCTCCAGCTTCGTCTTCCTGATCTTCGGCGTCCTGCTGGACGTCCCGCTCCCGTCCGGAATCCTGGGAGGGCTGTAG
- a CDS encoding Bug family tripartite tricarboxylate transporter substrate binding protein, with protein sequence MTDSSDEPGNAAAPPGQRNIVALAVYAIIVVAVVSTAVFYSFQRGGLSADIRNKATLIAPAGAGGGWDLVMREAQAIMREQKIATNIQVVNVPGAAGTIGLSRLHSMPGRADVVMVGGTGLVAGVQQTKSAVTMTDVTPVARIFEEYDVLVVPANSPYKTVDDLVGAWRSNPHSIPFTGGGSFDQLVMAQFAKAAGVDPRDTTYIPKAGGGEVAQALVTGTAKAAFSGYADLIDQIQSGRLRGLAMAAKEPLDGVDFPTLRQLGYDVTLANWRALFGPPGISPADVKNIRDVFDEVMRTEDWAEAERNNKWTRAWLEGPDLTTFIADEDRVIAGLYKELGK encoded by the coding sequence GTGACGGACAGCTCGGACGAACCGGGGAATGCCGCAGCCCCACCGGGACAGCGCAACATCGTCGCGCTCGCGGTCTACGCGATCATCGTCGTCGCCGTGGTCTCGACGGCGGTGTTCTACTCCTTCCAGCGCGGTGGCCTCTCCGCTGACATCCGCAACAAGGCCACCCTGATCGCCCCCGCCGGTGCCGGCGGGGGCTGGGACCTCGTCATGCGCGAGGCGCAGGCGATCATGCGCGAGCAGAAGATCGCCACCAACATCCAGGTCGTGAACGTGCCCGGTGCCGCCGGCACCATCGGCCTGTCCCGGCTGCACTCGATGCCGGGCCGGGCCGACGTCGTCATGGTGGGCGGCACCGGCCTCGTCGCCGGCGTCCAGCAGACGAAGTCCGCCGTGACGATGACCGATGTGACTCCCGTCGCGCGGATCTTCGAGGAGTACGACGTGCTGGTCGTCCCCGCGAACTCGCCCTACAAGACCGTCGACGACCTCGTCGGGGCCTGGCGGAGCAACCCGCACTCGATCCCGTTCACCGGCGGCGGCAGCTTCGACCAGCTCGTCATGGCGCAGTTCGCCAAGGCCGCCGGCGTCGACCCGAGGGACACCACCTACATCCCCAAGGCGGGCGGCGGCGAGGTCGCGCAGGCACTCGTCACCGGCACCGCCAAGGCCGCCTTCTCCGGGTACGCCGACCTCATCGACCAGATCCAGTCCGGGCGGCTGCGAGGTCTCGCCATGGCGGCAAAGGAGCCCCTCGACGGCGTGGACTTCCCGACGCTGCGCCAGCTCGGATACGACGTGACACTGGCCAACTGGCGGGCCCTGTTCGGCCCGCCCGGGATCTCCCCGGCGGACGTGAAGAACATCCGCGACGTCTTCGACGAGGTCATGCGCACCGAGGACTGGGCCGAGGCGGAACGCAACAACAAGTGGACCAGGGCCTGGCTGGAAGGGCCCGACCTGACCACCTTCATCGCCGACGAAGACCGTGTCATCGCCGGCCTGTACAAGGAGCTGGGCAAATGA